Sequence from the Panthera tigris isolate Pti1 chromosome D3, P.tigris_Pti1_mat1.1, whole genome shotgun sequence genome:
AGATACTGGAAACGCACTGGAATTACAGAAAAATCCTAACACTTTTCTGGAAAACTGCAGGGGAGATGATAGGAAGTGGTGGCGGTGAGAGGTCAGGGTAGGAGGCAGCCAAGGCTGGAAGCAGCGCCCTCCCTCGTAAGGCAACCTCTCAGAAAGACGCCCGCCCGCCGACTCATTCACACCCGGGCCTGGACGCTACGCGGGGCTCCCGGCCGGAGGGAAGGCGATGGGAACGAAGGATCCACGGCGCTGATTGGCTGCCTGTGAGCACGGGGCGGGGTGCACGGAGGCTCCCGAGGTTGCGCGAGCGGAAGGCCTCGGGCGCGCACTTCCGGTCTTTGTGGCTGGCCGCTTGGAGTCGGCGGCTTGCTCCCTGGCCGCTGCTGGGCTTCGTGGTGAGGGACTCGGGCCCCGAGCGGAGGGAGGGCGGGGATGGGGTGGGCCCGCCGCCCGGGCGGCGGGCGCAAGGTGAACGAGCCCTGCTCCCCGGCCTGTGCGTCCCCGGGTCGCGACCCCTTGTCCGGGCGGCGTTTCTGAGCGTCCTGGGGACCAGAGGAGGCCACCTTAGGCCCTTGCTTTCCAGCAGAGAGGGCAGTTACTCCCCCACCCCGTGACTTCGCCAATGCTGAAGTTTAACCGGGATACAAACATATACAGGCTAATGCGGCTGGGCTGGCTTAATAAACCTAAATGTTAACCTAAATACTTATAATCTCTAAAGTTACTGGTACTGTTAGGATCAAATTGTAATTGATTTGTCCTGCTGTTTCAAGGGCATACCCTCCTATGGATATTCACCCATCCCTAGAATCAGGTCATGTGTGACCTCTATCACAAAATTTAATACATAATTATCTGTTCCCgtatttttctctaaatgttttctCCCGTATATTCTAAGTTTTAGAACGGAGATTGACGTTTTTGCTGATTTTGTGTCTCCGTGACAATTGATATCTTTTTGAACACACAGTAAACgttttaacaaacatttcttggTTAATTCCTCTGTAGATTAATTTACTCACAAGCGAAAACCTTTGTATTCTTAAGCCTGGCTCACGACAGAGCCCATGGTAAGTGCCTCTGTGTTTGTTGAAGAAATGCATTGAAAACCAAATTTGATCAAATGGCAGTTAccaaaaagtgtttttatttaaatcaacttCTGttcaatatgattttttttaaatgttgttactaccgcaaatgaaaatattatttgccATAGCTAGAGggtaactaaaaataaaattttaaaaaccagtattATTAAATCCTAGCTAGATACGGTTACCCTTGGAAGTCTGAGGCTTATACTTCATTAAAAAGGGAATTCTGCAAGTTTtacaaagacagtttttttttttcctataccatCAGGattgaaagaaaattgaaaaggaaatttctCAGTATGTGATTCATGTTAATATTGCATTCTTttgcttctaaaataatttcttaggGCATTAGTGGTAGAAATTCCACTATGGAAGACAAATGGGATGAGTGACTTTTAGTTTGTTACTTGATTGTTTATTTAGTTATAGTCTCAAACTTCTTCCCTTTCATGActgatatttattataaatcttagagtttttttttttttttttttcactgctaaGTTAACAGTGCTTTTGTATCTTTCAGGCAAGAAGAAATTACTCAAAGAAACTGTGAAGTACAGTACTCAGTTGTGAGCTTTTGGCTAAGCTGTTCAAGCCAAAATGGCTGTGGAATCTAGAGCAGTTTCAACCCTGGTACCTCAGAATCCTCAGGAACAAGAACTAATACTAGTGAAAGTAGAAGAAAGCTTTTCCTGGGGTCAGAAGTTTAAGCAGAGTGCGAGTACCCGATCCTGCCAAGAATTGTTTCGCCAGCAATTCAGGAAGTTTTGCTACCAGGAGACACCTGGACCCCGGGAAGCTCTGGGCAGACTCCAGGAGCTTTGCTATCAGTGGCTCATGCCAGAGTTGCACACGAAGGAGCAGATCCTGGAACTGCTGGTGCTGGAGCAGTTCCTGAGCATCCTGCCTGAGGAGCTGCAGATCTGGGTTCAGCAACATAGCCCAACAAGCGGCGAGGAAGCTGTGACCCTATTGGAAGATTTGGAGAGGGAATTTGATGATCCAGGGCAGCAGGTGGGAACAGGGAGATGTGGTATGTTGTGAGAAGAGAAATTTACAGACTGATGCATGTAGCATCCTCATGGCAGTGGGATGAACATTTGTCTCTACTGAACCATACCTTGAAGTGACTACTGTGCCCATACCTATCCCTGTCCTTaaataggtcttttttttcccctgttgctCATCCCTGGGGATGTCATTGACCTCTTTCAGATTTTTACTAAGCATTTTCCCTAGGGAGTTTCTCACAAAATTAACCATGTTTTAACTGATTTCAGGGACCAGCAGTGCCATGGAAGGATCTGACATGTCTTGGAACATCCCAAGAGTTAACAGACATCCCACATCAACCTTTAAAGACACAGCTGAAACCCTGGGAACCTTGCCTTTCCCCCAAAAGTGGTAAGAAAATAGAAACTCACCTGGGAACTATTATCAGGCGTCTGGTTTTGAGGATACAGAAGTAATTGGATTTTACAAACATGCCACATGAGAGCCTCCCTTTTATTACTCTGGACCAGAGGTATTCACTTCAGCAGCTTTGTATTTACTAACCCTCAGGAAGTGCAGTCAGTCCTTCTTGTGTCAGTTTCCctggcatttattcatttactccttGGTTATATAACTTAATAGGGTGCTAATACATGTCTGCTACTGTGGTAGGCACTGGGTCTCTGCCTCAAGGAACTTTTACATCTAGATGGGGTGGACAAGTGAAAAGGCAATTGCAATATAGTATAGTAAATTCTAGAATAAAAGTGGGCTTTAGGTACTGTGGGGGCACATACGAACACACCTAACCCAACCTTAGAGGTTCAAGGAGTACTTCTCAGAGGAGGAGACATCTGAGCTAAGATTTGAACAATGAGTAAGGAGAAAACTACGTAAATAGGGTGGGAGTTTTTCCCATCCTAAAGGGAAAAACTTTTTCTACTCACACACTTCTGACACTGGACGTGTGGGGGTTTTCCTTCACATTAAGCAACACTAATTCTGACACACCAGAATTAGGGCCGACCCCACAGGTTAAAGTTTCAGTCCCACAAggctgcctcccttcctccccgccGCCACCTCGGCTTGTAATGAATCCCCAGGTTACCCACCCTTCTTTCCGATTTGGCTGCAATTCAGACATCACATGACCACCTCCTCAGGTTTCATAATTTGCCGTaatagctcacagaactcagggaaacacctTGCTTAccattaccagtttattataaaggacacAGGTGAACAGGCGTATGAAGAGGTACTTTAGGCAAGATCCAGAAGGGTCCtgagcacaggagcttctgtccctgggGAGTTAGAGGTTCACCACTGTCATGGCACTTGGATGCGTTCATCatcctggaagctctctgaaccgcTTTGTTTAAGGTTTTCATAGAagtttcattacataggcatggttGATTAGATCATTGGCCATTGGTTAACTGAAtgtccagcccctctccctggaggtcaggaggcagagctgaaagttccaaccttctaaTCATATAGTTGGTTCCTTTGGTAGCCAGCCCCTACCCTCCAGGAGTTACCTCACTAGCATAAACTGAGGTACTGGTTGATAGGGGCTTATTATGGGTAACAAAAGACACTCTTCTCACCTCTACCACTTAGGAAAGAAGTTGCAAGGGTTTTtaaagctctgtgccaggagctgaggatgaagaccaaatatatatttcctatattaTAATATCACACAAGCAAAGGCCACAAAGTCCTGAAGGTGGGAAAATACAACCCATTCTGGGAATTGCAGGTGATTCAATTTAACTTGAGAGAATTCATAGGGGAGAAATGGTGAGACATaaccagagagaaaaaggagacccAGGTTGTGAAAACTTGTGGGACATCTTAAGTAGTTTGAAGAAGTGCAGTGGAGCACAGTTGAGAGGTTTTGGACAAGGGAGTAGTTGATTGGATTTGTGCTTTAGAATCTAGCTGCAAAGTGGAGAATGGATTAGAGGAAGGCGAGAGTGGAGTCCTGTTAGAAACTGTTGTAATCTAAATGGCCACAGTGAATAAATTAAGATGTATTACAGTGAGAAATGGGGACAATCAAAGCTGTCTCTTGACCAGCATTTTAAGTTGCATTGCAGTAGCTGGTCATGGTTAAAAGTGGAGAATGTGGGAAAGGAGTTGAGGATGATACTCAGGTTTTAGTCTTGAACAGCTTGGTTAATGATGGTGCTATTCatgtaaatgggaaaatataagggaaaaaaatatacctGATGATGTGTTTAGCCATTTGGGGGCTTGTGAGATATTCACAAGTAATATCCCAGTTAACACTGGATATGATAGTCTAGAGTTTAATAGGGAGAACTGGGATAGAACTGGGGCCCTGGGGAGACATTAGCTTATAACATAAGTAGTGATTGAAACCTGGGTGGTAGACAGTTTGTAGAGCGAGGACACATGAGAACCCAGAACAGCATCTGAAGGACCTTGTGTTTGATGACCTTGAATCTAAGGAACAGCCCCCAGAAATCAGGCTAACATAACCAGAAGAGAAACGTCTCTAGAGGAAGGTGTGGTCCCAGTGTCAGTGCTACAGGGAAGCCAACTAAATAAGATCCAGAAAGTATTTACTGGATTACGCATCTATGATGTTGGTGACCTTGATGAGAGTagcatggtggggagggggtgcacaGGTGAGGCAGAAACCAGATTGCAGAACAGAGATGAGTAAGGCTAACTCTTTCAAGAAGCTTTActctgtgggcacctgggtggctcagttggctgggcatccaactcttgatttcagctcaggtcatgatcttgcagttcatgagattgagccctgcgtggggctctgctctgaacgtggaggctgcctgggattctctctctccctctcccactgcctctcccctgctcatgcgcatgtgtgtgcaagtgctccctctctcgctgtctctgtctctttaaataaaaagccCATCAGCTTTACACCAAATGGAAGTGAGGTTGCATGAAGGAGATGTGTAGGCAAGGAGCTTGATTTGAAAAagatgagaggggtgcctgggtggctcagtcggttaagcgtccgacttcagctcaggtcacgatctcgcagtctgtgagttcgagccccgcgtcgggctctgggctgatggctcagagcctggagcctgcttctgattctgtgtctccctctctctctgcccctcccccgttcatgctctgtctgtctcaaaaataaataaaaaacgttaaaaaaaaaatttaaagaaaaagatgagaaatttgGGCTTGTTTAAATGGTGATGAATGGGAGTCAGCAGATAGAGAGGTTGAAAATAATAGGAAAGGAATAGTAGGTAATTGATCAATTGAAGTTTCAGAGGAAGTAGGAAAGAATAAACTTCAAAGTGTAGATATAGGCGTTAGTTACtcgaaaggaggagggagggacccTAGTATGGCCCGTTAAAGAAAGATACATGTGGACAGTGACCTCTTTTGTAAGGAGAAGCCTGTATTTCCTCTCACATGGAAAGTAGGTATtgagaatggagaaataaaacagtCTGTTTTTTGCTATTATCATTTCAGATTGTGAGAACAGTGAAACAGCAACAAAGAAGGACATTTCAGGAGAAAAGTCACAAGGACTTCCCCAAGAACCTTCATCTGGAGGAATTAGTGAACCTGAAAGCAATTTAGAGTGGCAACAAGGAAATGCTACAGGGGAGAAGTTAAGAAGATCCCCTTCCCAAGGGGACAGCTTTAGTCAAGTAATCTTCACACACAAATCTCTGGGAAAGAGAGACCATCATGAGCCTCAAAGCAGCTTGATTCTAAGTACAAACTCTATAACTTATCAGAAAGTTCCTACAGAAGAGAGACCTTATAGATGTGATGTATGTGGGCACAGCTTCAAGCAGCATTCCTCTCTAACCCAACATCAGAGAATCCATACTGGAGAAAAGCCCTATAAATGTAACCAGTGTGGAAAGGCTTTTAGTTTGAGGTCATATCTTATTATTCACCAGAGAATTCACAGCGGTGAGAAGGCATATGAatgtagtgaatgtgggaaagccttcaatCAGAGCTCAGCCCTCATTAGACATCGCAaaattcatactggtgagaaagCTTGTAAATGTAACGAATGTGGCAAAGCATTCAGTCAAAGTTCATATCTCATTATACATCAAAGAATTCACACTGGCGAGAAACCCTATGAGTGTAATGAGTGTGGGAAAACCTTTAGCCAAAGCTCAAAGCTTATCAGACACCAGCG
This genomic interval carries:
- the ZNF397 gene encoding zinc finger protein 397, with product MAVESRAVSTLVPQNPQEQELILVKVEESFSWGQKFKQSASTRSCQELFRQQFRKFCYQETPGPREALGRLQELCYQWLMPELHTKEQILELLVLEQFLSILPEELQIWVQQHSPTSGEEAVTLLEDLEREFDDPGQQGPAVPWKDLTCLGTSQELTDIPHQPLKTQLKPWEPCLSPKSDCENSETATKKDISGEKSQGLPQEPSSGGISEPESNLEWQQGNATGEKLRRSPSQGDSFSQVIFTHKSLGKRDHHEPQSSLILSTNSITYQKVPTEERPYRCDVCGHSFKQHSSLTQHQRIHTGEKPYKCNQCGKAFSLRSYLIIHQRIHSGEKAYECSECGKAFNQSSALIRHRKIHTGEKACKCNECGKAFSQSSYLIIHQRIHTGEKPYECNECGKTFSQSSKLIRHQRIHTGERPYECNECGKAFRQSSELITHQRIHSGEKPYECNECGKAFSLSSNLIRHQRIHSGEEPYQCNECGKTFKRSSALVQHQRIHSGDEAYICNECGKAFRHRSVLMRHQRVHTVK